The proteins below come from a single Malus domestica chromosome 03, GDT2T_hap1 genomic window:
- the LOC103418965 gene encoding zinc finger CCCH domain-containing protein 56-like — translation MRVSYFLLFKRIFVEESISYYDSKFVFKCDKDMILYCLLHVVNEIGLWYGRHGASRRMVLECRTPLMVASKYGSVDVVKLILSLSKADVILSLGPDKTTALHCAVSGGSEKAVETVKVLLQAGADPNATDANGCFPLDVIVAPLNCSNLKVVLQELLQYGGSVHALSVSFGFSSPFLSTTPTNNSLLSSIPDSTCNTYDIHGSSTPEKKEHPFDLSLPNIKDNIYATDEFRMFSFKIRPCSRAYSHDWTECPFVHPGENARRRDPRKFQYSCMPCLDFRKGTCRRGDLCEYAHGVFECWLHPAQYKTRLCKDGMSCLRQVCFFAHKPEEMRPLYVSTGSAMPSPHSATSAAAFMDMAATLNVLPGSTKAVEAMSPPFTPPMSLHDGIFDSSMAWPQQYIPGLYLPGSNIQASRLRSSFNANNVPTEEVNMLHNFEMQQQQSFHDGSSFSHSYISASSMSHPRRQETLTPSNLNDVFASHLSSPRFADQLANSSAFSSSKISIVRNQLHQQQSMLSPIRTNVFSPRMVDQNLLQVPFGLSSLRMMSPRSMEPLSPIGTRVSTLAQQEKQKPLYSPNSCDAGSNGVGSPMSMSKWESSSAKLDWSVQTDEPGHLSKLSYTEHNVNEPDVSWIQSLVKESPSDAKEITSVPESGTLLPIECSN, via the coding sequence ATGAGGGTATCTTATTTTCTCCTTTTCAAAAGGATTTTTGTTGAGGAATCCATATCATATTACGATTCCAAATTTGTTTTCAAATGTGATAAGGATATGATTCTGTATTGTCTTTTGCATGTTGTTAATGAGATTGGACTTTGGTATGGTCGCCATGGCGCTTCAAGACGAATGGTTCTTGAGTGTAGGACTCCGTTAATGGTTGCTTCTAAGTATGGTAGTGTTGACGTTGTGAAACTGATTCTCTCTCTTTCAAAGGCGGATGTAATCCTCTCTCTCGGCCCAGATAAGACCACTGCCCTTCACTGTGCTGTGTCTGGTGGGTCTGAAAAAGCTGTTGAAACTGTGAAGGTTCTTCTGCAGGCTGGTGCGGATCCCAATGCTACTGATGCCAACGGATGTTTCCCTTTAGATGTTATTGTTGCTCCTCTGAATTGTTCCAATCTGAAGGTTGTGCTTCAAGAGCTCTTACAATATGGTGGTTCAGTCCATGCTTTAAGTGTTAGTTTTGGATTTAGTTCACCATTTCTTTCAACGACTCCGACAAATAATTCCTTGCTATCATCAATCCCTGATTCAACATGTAACACTTATGACATACATGGTTCTTCTACACCTGAAAAGAAAGAACACCCTTTTGATCTGTCACTTCCCAACATCAAGGATAACATTTATGCCACAGATGAGTTTCGAATGTTTTCATTCAAGATCCGGCCTTGTTCGCGAGCATATTCACATGATTGGACTGAATGCCCTTTTGTGCATCCTGGTGAGAATGCAAGGAGAAGAGACCCGAGAAAGTTCCAGTATAGTTGTATGCCATGCTTGGATTTTCGCAAGGGGACATGTAGACGTGGAGATTTATGTGAATATGCTCATGGGGTTTTTGAGTGCTGGCTTCATCCAGCACAGTATAAGACTCGACTCTGCAAAGATGGCATGAGTTGCTTGCGTCAGGTTTGCTTCTTTGCCCACAAACCTGAGGAAATGCGACCCTTGTATGTTTCTACTGGATCTGCCATGCCATCCCCTCATTCAGCAACCTCTGCTGCTGCTTTCATGGACATGGCTGCAACTTTGAACGTGCTGCCTGGCTCGACCAAAGCTGTGGAGGCCATGTCACCTCCTTTTACTCCTCCCATGTCTCTTCATGATGGTATTTTCGACTCTTCCATGGCATGGCCTCAACAATATATCCCCGGTTTGTATCTACCAGGCAGCAATattcaggcaagtcgtctgagatctTCTTTTAATGCAAATAATGTTCCTACCGAGGAGGTTAACATGTTGCATAATTTTGAAATGCAACAACAGCAATCATTTCATGATGGGTCTTCCTTCTCGCATTCATACATCAGTGCTTCCTCAATGAGTCATCCTCGCCGTCAAGAAACCTTGACACCTTCAAATCTCAATGATGTTTTCGCTTCCCATCTCTCATCCCCTCGATTTGCTGACCAACTTGCAAACTCATCTGCTTTCTCATCCTCAAAAATATCTATTGTTCGCAATCAACTCCACCAGCAACAATCAATGTTATCTCCTATCAGAACAAATGTGTTCTCTCCAAGGATGGTTGACCAGAATCTCTTGCAAGTTCCATTTGGTCTTTCCTCACTGAGGATGATGTCACCTCGAAGCATGGAGCCTCTTTCTCCAATAGGCACTAGGGTCTCTACTCTTGCTCAGCAAGAGAAGCAGAAGCCGCTATACAGCCCCAACTCATGTGATGCTGGATCCAATGGTGTTGGTTCCCCTATGTCTATGTCAAAATGGGAGTCTAGCAGTGCAAAACTAGATTGGTCTGTTCAAACAGATGAGCCAGGTCATTTAAGCAAATTAAGTTATACAGAACACAATGTCAACGAGCCTGATGTTTCATGGATTCAATCTCTGGTGAAGGAATCACCATCTGATGCAAAGGAAATAACATCTGTTCCAGAATCAGGCACACTGCTACCTATCGAGTGTTCTAATTGA